A single region of the Winslowiella toletana genome encodes:
- the ycjG gene encoding L-Ala-D/L-Glu epimerase, with the protein MRAVKVYPEAWPLHSPFVIARGSRSEAGVVVVELEQEGIKGVGECTPYPRYGESEASVLAQISALLPQLERGMTRAELQTLLPAGAARNAIDSAMWDWQARRDGQSLWQLTATRMPDEIMMAQTVSIDAPEAMAASALALWQNGARLLKIKLDDHLLTERLMAIRSAVPEALLIVDANESWKSEGLAARCQLLADVGVVMLEQPLPAQDDAALENFVHPLPICADESCHTRASLSKLVNRYEMVNIKLDKTGGLTEALALAAEASAAGFSIMLGCMLCTSRAINAALPLAPLARFVDLDGPTWLAADVEPALRFSSGRIDLTAAS; encoded by the coding sequence ATGAGAGCTGTAAAAGTTTACCCGGAAGCCTGGCCGTTGCATTCGCCATTTGTTATTGCGCGCGGTTCACGTAGCGAGGCCGGGGTAGTGGTGGTGGAGCTGGAGCAAGAGGGAATTAAAGGCGTTGGAGAATGCACGCCTTATCCACGTTATGGTGAGAGTGAAGCCTCGGTGCTGGCTCAAATCAGTGCGCTGTTACCGCAGCTTGAGCGCGGGATGACGCGAGCTGAGTTGCAAACTCTGCTGCCGGCTGGCGCAGCGCGCAATGCTATCGACAGCGCAATGTGGGACTGGCAGGCGCGGCGTGACGGCCAGTCGCTGTGGCAGCTGACCGCCACCCGCATGCCTGACGAAATTATGATGGCGCAGACCGTCAGTATTGATGCCCCGGAAGCGATGGCGGCCAGTGCGCTGGCGCTGTGGCAAAACGGTGCGCGTCTGCTGAAAATCAAACTTGACGATCATCTGCTGACCGAGCGGCTGATGGCGATACGCAGTGCGGTGCCGGAAGCATTGCTGATCGTTGATGCGAACGAATCCTGGAAAAGTGAAGGGCTGGCGGCACGCTGCCAGCTGCTGGCAGATGTTGGCGTGGTGATGCTGGAGCAACCGTTACCGGCGCAGGATGATGCGGCGCTGGAGAACTTTGTACATCCATTGCCGATCTGCGCTGATGAGAGTTGCCATACCCGCGCCAGCCTGAGTAAGTTGGTTAACCGCTACGAGATGGTGAATATTAAGCTGGATAAAACCGGTGGCCTGACTGAAGCACTGGCGCTGGCAGCGGAAGCCAGCGCCGCAGGGTTTAGCATTATGCTTGGCTGTATGCTTTGTACCTCAAGAGCGATCAACGCAGCGCTGCCGCTGGCCCCGCTGGCACGCTTTGTCGATCTCGAC